The Shewanella zhangzhouensis genome has a window encoding:
- a CDS encoding Lrp/AsnC family transcriptional regulator: MDKFDQAIIQALRQDARRSISTIADEVNLSRSAVSERIKKLEQSGVIRGYQVLLSESQKEGVSAYFEIQHKCPRCADVVHVFHAIPEVLTCHGISGDMDLLVYVHAPSMRRLHEIREYIDTHTEIVKIKTHVVMSEWINNLAP, translated from the coding sequence TTGGACAAGTTTGACCAGGCCATTATTCAGGCATTGCGCCAGGATGCCAGAAGAAGCATTTCAACCATTGCCGACGAAGTGAATCTGTCCCGCAGTGCAGTCTCCGAACGTATTAAAAAACTCGAGCAATCGGGAGTGATCCGCGGCTATCAAGTACTCCTGTCTGAATCGCAAAAAGAAGGTGTGTCGGCCTACTTTGAAATTCAGCATAAGTGCCCCCGCTGCGCCGATGTGGTGCACGTGTTCCATGCCATTCCTGAAGTGCTCACCTGCCATGGGATCTCAGGTGATATGGATCTGCTGGTGTATGTCCATGCCCCTTCCATGCGCCGCCTGCACGAAATCCGCGAATATATCGACACCCACACCGAAATTGTCAAAATCAAAACCCATGTGGTGATGAGTGAGTGGATTAATAATCTCGCGCCCTGA